A DNA window from Malus domestica chromosome 12, GDT2T_hap1 contains the following coding sequences:
- the LOC114819994 gene encoding protein ANTAGONIST OF LIKE HETEROCHROMATIN PROTEIN 1-like has protein sequence MEMAQYQVRLDIEDLELINAEAELVNSFMQYEHHGESSRRGSLTGRSFVQRDREECHEQMMKDYFIERPRFPTHDFRRRFRMRRELFEGILNAVVNHDHYFARKIDVVGRQSLSPHQKLTSAFRMLANGCSADSTDEYCRLAESTAIENLKRFCQAIQAIYGATYLRKPTREDLKRLLRKADKRGFPGMIGSLDCMHWEWKNCPTGWAGQFKGRHNKPTIVLEVVASYDTWIWHSSSLFDEVVNGWAPEFRYKVNGNRYELGYYLTDGIYPSWSTFVKSFSHPDSEKKKLFSQRQESYKKDVERAFGILQARWAIVRGPARFWQPEDLHSIMMMCIILHNMIVEDEYIEIVEDSDEDVDDDQPTHARAIARDVEYLAPTTYETQHDRVTLGEYMRRLNRIQAPQIHDTLCKDLVEHVWRREGER, from the exons ATGGAGATGGCACAATACCAAGTAAGGCTTGACATTGAGGATTTAGAACTGATCAACGCCGAAGCTGAACTTGTAAACTCGTTTATGCAATATGAGCACCATGGCGAATCTAGCCGTCGTGGTTCTCTCACAGGGCGTTCATTCGTGCAACGTGATAGAGAAGAGTGTCATGAGCAAATGATGAAAGATTATTTCATTGAGCGGCCGAGATTTCCTACTCATGATTTTCGGAGGCGGTTTCGGATGAGGAGAGAGCTTTTTGAAGGCATCTTGAACGCAGTTGTCAATCATGACCACTACTTTGCAAGGAAGATAGATGTCGTAGGCCGACAAAGTCTATCACCTCATCAAAAGCTCACATCTGCATTTCGAATGCTAGCTAATGGGTGCTCTGCTGACTCAACTGACGAATATTGCCGACTTGCGGAGAGTACTGCTATTGAGAACCTGAAGCGCTTTTGTCAAGCAATTCAAGCCATCTACGGAGCCACATACCTCCGCAAGCCAACTCGTGAAGACTTGAAAAGGCTTCTACGCAAGGCAGACAAAAgaggcttccctggcatgatAGGAAGTCTCGATTGTATGCATTGGGAGTGGAAGAATTGTCCTACTGGTTGGGCTGGCCAATTCAAGGGCCGTCATAACAAGCCAACCATCGTGCTGGAGGTTGTGGCATCTTAcgacacatggatttggcat TCTTCTTCTCTGTTCGATGAGGTTGTGAATGGATGGGCACCAGAATTTCGATACAAGGTAAATGGTAATAGGTATGAGCTAGGTTACTACCTAACTGATGGTATTTATCCTAGTTGGTCTACCTTTGTCAAAAGTTTTTCTCATCCCGATAgtgaaaagaagaaattattttcACAGAGGCAAGAGTCTTACAAGAAAGATGTGGAGAGAGCATTCGGGATCTTACAAGCTCGATGGGCCATTGTTAGAGGGCCTGCACGATTTTGGCAACCCGAAGACCTCCATTCAATCATGATGATGTGCATAATTTTGCACaatatgattgtggaagatgagtacatcGAAATTGTAGAAGATTCAGACGAAGATGTGGATGATGACCAACCAACACATGCGAGAGCTATTGCAAGAGATGTTGAATATCTCGCTCCAACCACATATGAGACCCAACATGATAGGGTCACCTTGGGTGAGTATATGAGACGTTTAAATAGAATTCAAGCTCCTCAAATTCATGACACACTCTGCAAGGATTTGGTTGAGCATGTGTGGCGCCGAGAAGGTGAACGTTGA
- the LOC139189846 gene encoding uncharacterized protein, with protein sequence MAREHVRGRNWTFEEDVSLCLAWVSVSEDGAVGTNQNKKVLWDKIIAKFQENCNGSGRDGSGVYDRWKTINKACTLWKGSLERAMVGMPSGRSAIEIGDKAMEIYKTRVTPKNQVFKLQHACDVLKDCPRWATDADQQWGRLFQREAAPRNEGGDEGVDEMTPSPSLARPPGRDKQKEAKRKGKSQDSPSGDFAIGIAKLHETHSARQEEAARLRLQMKEISDREENRFEIEFMMKDLNKYTPERKKFLRNKQKEIMRKSASRRMFQEEPYIPTFQRSPSPSEDGGYDC encoded by the exons atggcaagagagcatgttagaggtcgtaattggacctttGAGGAAGATGTTTCTTTATGCTTGGCATGGGTGTCTGTTAGTGAAGATGGTGCAGttggcacaaatcaaaataaaaaggttttgtgggataaaatcattgcaaagtttcaagaaaactGCAACGGCAGCGGGCGAGACGGTAgtggtgtttatgatcggtggaagactatcaacaaagcatgcactttatggAAGGGAAGCTTAGAGAGAGCCATGGTTGGCATGCCTAGTGGAAGGAGCGCCATAGAAATT ggtgacaaagcaatggaaatttacaagacaagagtaacaccaaaaaatcaagtttttaagttGCAACATGCTTGTGacgtcctcaaggattgtccaAGGTGGGCAACCGATGCAGACCAACAATGGGGAAGATTATTTCAACGTGAAGCCGCACCAAGAAATGAAGGTGGCGATGAAGGTGTCGATGAAATGACCCCATCTCCTTCTTTAGCAAGGCCCCCGGgaagagataagcaaaaggaagcaaagagaaaagggaagtcccaAGATTCCCCAAGTGGAGACTTTGCTATCGGAATTgcaaaattgcatgaaactcATAGCGCTCGCCAAGAAGAAGCGGCCCGATTGCGTTTGCAAATGAAGGAAATCTCGGATAGGGAGGAAAATAGGTTTGAAATTGAATTCATGATGAAGGACCTCAACAAATACActccagagaggaagaagttcttacgtaataagcaaaaggaaattaTGCGAAAGTCTGCCTCAAGGCGTATGTTTCAAGAGGAACCCTATATCCCAACATTTCAACGAAGTCCATCACCAAGTGAAGATGGTGGATATGATTGTTAA